The Clostridium sporogenes genome contains a region encoding:
- a CDS encoding aminoacyl-histidine dipeptidase, which yields MEVLSNLEPKSVFHFFEELTKIPHGSRNEKEISDFLVSFAKERNLEVCQDKALNVIIKKPGTKGYENAPTVIIQGHMDMVCEKLKDTDHDFEKDPLKLRIEDDYIYATGTTLGGDDGIAIAYGLAILDSKDIDHPPIEFVATSNEEDGMDGAFALDTKNLKGKMLINIDGEEDGVFIVSCAGGITANTKIKVESEKCEKEAIKIKVAGLNGGHSGMEIVKQRGNANKLMGRLLYTLSKYIDFNIAHIEGGTKENAIPRECSTVITLDKNKKEVKEILSKVQKDLKAEYSVQDSSVEIKVESSDKVDKHLSKNNTQSIIRFLTSVPDGVQSMSQDIKGLVESSLNTAIINTKEDEVEIISSIRSSVYSRKFEIADKIEALAEAVGGTVKKEGEYPGWEYDKDSKIRDVSVLSYKNLFGEEPTITAIHAGLECGLFKETMKDTDMISFGPDIIDVHTANEHLKISSVEKYWRLLKEILKNIK from the coding sequence ATGGAAGTATTAAGTAATTTAGAACCTAAATCCGTATTTCATTTTTTTGAGGAATTAACTAAAATACCCCATGGATCAAGAAATGAAAAAGAAATAAGTGATTTTTTAGTTAGCTTTGCAAAGGAAAGAAATTTAGAGGTATGTCAAGATAAGGCCTTAAATGTAATAATTAAAAAGCCTGGTACAAAGGGATATGAAAATGCACCAACTGTAATAATACAAGGTCATATGGATATGGTTTGTGAAAAATTAAAAGATACAGATCATGATTTTGAAAAAGATCCATTAAAATTAAGAATAGAAGATGACTATATTTATGCTACAGGAACAACATTAGGTGGAGATGATGGCATTGCTATAGCTTATGGTCTAGCAATATTAGATTCAAAAGATATAGATCATCCACCAATAGAATTTGTTGCTACAAGTAATGAAGAAGATGGTATGGATGGGGCTTTTGCGTTAGACACTAAAAATTTAAAAGGTAAAATGCTTATAAATATAGATGGAGAGGAAGATGGTGTATTTATAGTAAGCTGTGCAGGAGGTATTACAGCTAATACAAAAATAAAAGTAGAGTCAGAAAAATGCGAAAAAGAAGCTATTAAAATAAAAGTAGCAGGTTTAAATGGTGGACATTCTGGAATGGAAATTGTTAAGCAAAGAGGAAATGCAAATAAATTAATGGGTAGACTGTTATATACTTTAAGTAAGTACATTGATTTTAATATTGCACATATAGAGGGAGGAACAAAAGAAAATGCTATACCTAGAGAATGCAGTACCGTAATAACTTTAGATAAGAATAAAAAAGAAGTTAAAGAAATTTTAAGTAAAGTTCAGAAGGATTTAAAAGCTGAATATAGTGTACAAGATTCTTCAGTGGAAATAAAAGTTGAAAGTTCAGATAAAGTAGACAAGCATTTAAGCAAAAATAACACACAATCAATTATTAGATTTTTAACATCAGTTCCAGATGGAGTACAATCTATGAGTCAAGATATAAAAGGTCTTGTAGAAAGTAGCTTAAATACTGCAATAATAAATACAAAAGAAGATGAAGTTGAGATCATATCTTCTATAAGAAGTTCAGTTTATAGCAGAAAATTTGAAATAGCAGATAAAATTGAAGCTTTAGCAGAGGCTGTTGGAGGTACTGTTAAAAAGGAAGGGGAATATCCAGGCTGGGAATATGATAAGGATTCTAAAATAAGAGATGTATCTGTATTATCTTATAAAAATTTATTTGGTGAAGAGCCAACTATAACAGCAATCCATGCAGGTCTTGAATGTGGTTTGTTTAAAGAAACTATGAAGGATACAGATATGATCAGCTTTGGCCCAGATATAATAGATGTTCATACAGCTAATGAACATTTAAAAATATCTTCAGTTGAAAAATATTGGAGGCTTCTAAAAGAAATATTAAAAAACATTAAATAA
- a CDS encoding threonine aldolase family protein — MYSFRNDYSEGCHPRILKALTESNMIQEEGYGEDLHTKNAVSIIRTLVENENVDVHFISGGTQTNLIAISAFLKPHEACICAHTGHIAGHETGAIEYTGHKVITVDSKDGKITTDKINEVLDSHNDEHFVKPKLVYISNSTEVGTVYNKEEMRILSEFCKDKNLILYVDGARLGSALAVKESNLTLKDICNFSDAFFIGGTKNGALIGEALVIKNEKLKEDFRYHIKQKGALLAKGRVLGIQFEELFKDNLYFDLANHANEMASILTKGLKEANCKFFVESKSNQVFPILSNESIKKLEEKFSFNIWEKVENKNSAIRLVTSWATKKEAVLDFVQELKKLEE, encoded by the coding sequence ATGTATAGTTTTAGAAATGATTATAGTGAGGGCTGTCATCCTAGAATCTTAAAGGCTTTAACAGAGTCAAATATGATTCAAGAGGAAGGATATGGAGAAGATCTACATACTAAAAATGCTGTTTCTATAATAAGGACATTAGTAGAAAATGAAAATGTAGATGTTCATTTTATATCTGGAGGAACTCAAACAAATTTAATCGCAATTAGTGCCTTTTTAAAACCTCACGAAGCCTGTATATGTGCACATACAGGCCATATTGCAGGTCATGAAACCGGTGCTATTGAATATACTGGACATAAAGTAATTACTGTAGATTCAAAAGATGGAAAAATTACTACAGATAAAATTAATGAGGTATTAGATTCTCATAATGACGAGCATTTTGTAAAACCAAAGCTTGTCTATATTTCTAACTCAACAGAAGTTGGAACTGTATATAACAAAGAAGAAATGAGAATTTTAAGTGAATTTTGCAAGGATAAAAACCTTATTTTGTATGTAGATGGTGCAAGGCTTGGTTCTGCCCTTGCTGTTAAAGAATCAAACCTAACTTTAAAGGATATATGTAATTTTTCAGATGCATTTTTTATTGGTGGAACTAAAAATGGAGCTCTTATTGGAGAAGCGTTAGTTATAAAAAATGAAAAATTAAAAGAAGATTTTAGATACCATATAAAACAAAAGGGAGCTCTTCTTGCTAAGGGAAGAGTTTTAGGAATACAGTTTGAGGAACTATTTAAGGATAATCTTTATTTTGATCTTGCAAATCATGCAAATGAAATGGCAAGTATTTTAACTAAAGGCTTGAAAGAAGCTAATTGTAAGTTTTTTGTGGAATCTAAAAGTAATCAAGTTTTTCCTATTTTAAGTAATGAAAGCATTAAAAAACTAGAAGAAAAATTTTCTTTTAATATTTGGGAAAAGGTAGAAAATAAAAACTCTGCTATTAGATTAGTTACCTCCTGGGCAACAAAAAAAGAAGCGGTACTTGACTTTGTTCAGGAATTAAAAAAATTAGAAGAATAG
- a CDS encoding SAM-dependent methyltransferase, whose protein sequence is MNYKRSNKYDMEFSKTNMMGPNCLKIIEELTNKMEITPNMKILDLGCGTGLTSIYLAKEFGATVFATDLWISPSDNFDRFKKFNLEEKIIPIHAEAHDLPFAHHYFDAIISIDAYNYFGCESGYLEKHILPLVKKNGLIGIAVPGLKNEFTNGVPKELIPFWQENMNFYSLKWWKNLWSKSRDIELKEVFSLQCHKEAWQDWLSCNNEYAISDRKMIEVENGKYFDTIALIAVSK, encoded by the coding sequence ATGAATTATAAAAGAAGCAATAAGTATGATATGGAGTTTTCAAAGACTAATATGATGGGGCCAAATTGCTTAAAAATAATTGAAGAACTTACAAATAAAATGGAAATTACACCAAATATGAAGATATTAGATTTAGGATGTGGCACAGGACTTACATCTATCTATTTAGCTAAAGAATTTGGTGCTACAGTATTTGCAACAGACTTATGGATAAGCCCTAGTGATAATTTTGATAGATTTAAAAAATTTAATTTAGAAGAAAAAATTATTCCTATCCATGCAGAAGCACATGATTTGCCATTTGCTCATCATTATTTTGATGCAATTATTAGTATAGACGCTTATAATTATTTTGGATGCGAAAGTGGTTATTTAGAAAAGCATATTCTTCCATTAGTAAAGAAGAATGGATTAATAGGTATCGCTGTTCCTGGTCTTAAAAATGAATTTACCAATGGTGTTCCTAAGGAGCTTATACCTTTTTGGCAAGAGAATATGAATTTTTATTCTTTAAAATGGTGGAAGAATCTTTGGTCAAAGAGTAGAGATATAGAGCTTAAAGAAGTTTTTTCATTACAATGTCACAAAGAAGCATGGCAAGATTGGCTAAGTTGTAATAATGAATATGCCATTTCTGATAGGAAAATGATTGAAGTAGAAAATGGGAAATATTTTGATACAATAGCTTTAATTGCTGTTTCGAAATAA
- a CDS encoding helix-turn-helix domain-containing protein: protein MSYIKAKDILPKEVLDLIQIYIDGEYLYIPRKESNKKSWGDTTKSKIAIQARNKEILEKYIQGIPVNDLADIYFLSPKTIYKIISNYNKSS from the coding sequence ATGAGCTATATAAAAGCTAAAGATATATTACCAAAAGAGGTATTGGATTTAATACAAATTTATATTGATGGTGAATATTTATATATTCCACGAAAGGAAAGCAATAAAAAATCTTGGGGAGATACAACTAAGAGTAAAATTGCTATTCAAGCTAGGAATAAAGAAATTCTTGAAAAATATATACAGGGAATTCCAGTTAATGATTTAGCAGATATATATTTTTTATCACCTAAAACAATTTATAAAATCATATCCAATTATAATAAAAGTAGTTAG
- a CDS encoding SDR family NAD(P)-dependent oxidoreductase, translating into MSKILITGAGSGLGKASSIALAKKGHKVYATTHKKSQAESLKEIALKENISKNIESFKLDITLKEDRDIVKNLDIDALINNAAIGDSGSASEVSIDKYRNVFETNVFSTLELTQIVFKNMIKKKEGRIIFLSSLSGRITIPFLSPYTSSKFALEGIVSSLKQEIKELDCCNINIILIEPGAYKTGFNQKNIDKQFVWMKEKSYFKDKLVELKKKQYSYFELMEYKSFDSIVNQYISAIEDESPKFRYKAPLIQSAFTQGQRILGK; encoded by the coding sequence ATGAGTAAAATATTAATTACAGGTGCAGGTTCTGGTCTTGGAAAGGCTTCTTCTATTGCTTTAGCTAAAAAAGGACATAAAGTTTATGCAACTACTCATAAAAAGTCTCAAGCAGAAAGTTTAAAGGAAATAGCATTAAAAGAAAATATAAGTAAAAACATTGAAAGCTTTAAGTTAGATATAACTTTAAAAGAAGATAGAGATATTGTAAAAAATTTAGATATAGATGCATTGATCAATAACGCTGCTATAGGAGATTCTGGTTCTGCATCAGAGGTTTCAATTGACAAATATAGAAATGTATTTGAAACCAATGTATTTTCTACTTTAGAGCTTACTCAAATTGTATTTAAGAACATGATTAAAAAAAAGGAAGGAAGAATTATTTTTTTATCTTCTTTATCGGGTAGAATAACAATACCTTTTTTATCCCCATATACATCTAGCAAATTTGCTTTAGAAGGAATAGTATCATCTCTAAAACAGGAGATAAAAGAACTTGATTGTTGTAATATTAATATAATTTTAATTGAACCTGGAGCTTATAAAACTGGCTTTAATCAAAAGAATATTGATAAACAGTTTGTATGGATGAAAGAAAAATCCTATTTTAAAGATAAGTTAGTAGAACTAAAAAAGAAACAATACAGCTATTTTGAATTAATGGAATATAAATCCTTTGATTCTATAGTAAATCAATATATAAGTGCTATAGAAGATGAATCTCCTAAATTTAGATATAAAGCCCCATTAATTCAAAGCGCTTTTACTCAGGGACAAAGAATACTCGGTAAATAA
- a CDS encoding ABC transporter permease: MKNVIGVVLKKELLDLFRDKKTLILSILIPIILLPIMSFAIGKMAKSDSDKVQNNLKIAIEDQGNSSFSKFIKSHKNVKVINSKNIDEDIKEGDVYLQIKIPKGFDDNISKDSNEKIELKYDNSSNDAMTAVSMIKNYIDEYSKQIVSKRLEKKNIDQSILTPINIVDNVVGDKEDGFGKLMASMMIPLLLMLYSATSTIGAAVDLGAGEKERGTLEPLLTTKAGRTSLLVGKFLAITVMGILMSCAYLIGIIITMKQPNGMFGNAGLNLGPATLVLIMILPILYTMVFGALQLAISIYAKSFKEAQTYLSPITIIAMVLIYMVMMKDPKNIGMLYFNIPLTNGVCLMKEFLAGIYNYTHIAITFGWIIVYIVASISFARYMFSKEEVIFRT, from the coding sequence ATGAAAAATGTAATAGGAGTAGTATTAAAAAAAGAACTTTTAGATTTATTTAGAGATAAGAAAACACTAATATTAAGTATATTAATTCCAATAATTCTTTTACCCATAATGTCTTTTGCTATTGGCAAAATGGCGAAGTCTGATAGTGATAAGGTTCAAAACAATCTTAAAATAGCTATAGAAGATCAAGGAAATAGCAGTTTTTCTAAATTTATAAAATCTCATAAAAATGTTAAGGTAATAAATTCTAAAAATATTGATGAAGATATAAAAGAAGGAGATGTATATCTACAGATTAAAATCCCAAAAGGATTTGATGATAACATATCAAAGGATTCTAATGAAAAAATAGAATTAAAATATGATAATTCAAGTAATGATGCAATGACAGCCGTATCAATGATTAAAAATTACATAGATGAATATTCAAAACAAATAGTTTCAAAACGACTTGAAAAGAAAAATATAGATCAATCCATATTAACCCCAATTAATATTGTAGATAATGTGGTTGGAGATAAAGAAGATGGTTTTGGAAAATTAATGGCTTCAATGATGATTCCTTTACTTTTAATGCTTTACAGTGCCACAAGTACAATTGGAGCAGCAGTAGACCTTGGAGCAGGAGAGAAAGAAAGAGGGACACTTGAACCACTTCTTACAACAAAAGCTGGAAGAACATCTTTACTTGTAGGGAAATTTCTTGCAATAACAGTAATGGGAATATTAATGTCCTGTGCGTATCTCATTGGAATAATAATTACAATGAAGCAGCCTAATGGAATGTTTGGAAATGCGGGACTAAATTTAGGCCCAGCCACATTAGTTCTTATTATGATTTTACCTATTTTATATACAATGGTATTTGGAGCACTTCAACTTGCCATTAGTATTTATGCAAAATCATTTAAAGAAGCTCAAACATACCTAAGCCCTATAACTATTATAGCTATGGTATTAATTTATATGGTTATGATGAAAGACCCTAAAAATATAGGAATGCTTTATTTTAATATACCACTTACAAATGGAGTTTGCCTTATGAAAGAGTTTTTAGCTGGAATTTATAACTATACTCACATAGCAATAACCTTTGGCTGGATAATTGTGTATATAGTTGCATCTATTTCATTTGCAAGATATATGTTCTCAAAAGAAGAAGTTATATTTAGAACATAA
- a CDS encoding ATP-binding cassette domain-containing protein — MIEAKNLTKRFKKGVTAVDRINFKANDGEILGLLGENGAGKTTTLRMLATMLKITEGEALINGHDVNKQADKVRGEIGILFGGEVGLYDRLTARENIKYFAELNGMSKEETNKSIEELAKNLDMTEYLDRRVGKFSRGMKQKVAIARSIVHNPSVVLFDEPTIGLDVTSAKIVQDFILKCKSDGRTIIFSSHTIPEVEKLCDRIVIIHKGKIVEEGKLKDLEEKYNNSIEEIFINLIAK; from the coding sequence ATGATTGAAGCTAAAAATTTAACTAAACGATTTAAAAAAGGTGTAACAGCAGTAGATAGAATAAATTTTAAAGCAAATGATGGAGAAATACTTGGCTTGCTTGGAGAAAATGGAGCAGGTAAAACAACAACCCTTAGAATGCTTGCTACTATGCTAAAAATCACAGAGGGTGAAGCGCTGATAAACGGTCATGATGTAAATAAACAAGCAGATAAGGTAAGAGGAGAAATAGGTATTTTGTTTGGTGGTGAAGTTGGTCTTTATGACAGACTTACTGCAAGGGAAAATATAAAATATTTTGCAGAGCTTAATGGTATGTCTAAAGAAGAAACTAATAAAAGTATAGAGGAACTTGCAAAAAATTTAGACATGACAGAATATCTTGATAGAAGAGTTGGAAAATTTTCAAGAGGTATGAAGCAAAAAGTAGCTATTGCAAGATCTATAGTACATAATCCATCTGTAGTTTTATTTGATGAGCCAACTATAGGATTAGATGTTACCTCTGCAAAAATTGTACAAGATTTCATATTAAAATGTAAAAGTGATGGAAGAACTATTATATTCTCAAGTCACACAATACCAGAAGTAGAAAAGCTATGTGATAGGATTGTTATAATTCATAAAGGTAAAATAGTAGAAGAAGGAAAGCTTAAAGACCTTGAAGAAAAATATAACAATAGCATAGAAGAAATATTTATAAATTTAATAGCAAAGTAA
- a CDS encoding helix-turn-helix transcriptional regulator produces MVNKKMKIARVECDLSQQQLAEKVGVTRQTIGMIEAGKYNPSLKLCIGICKVLNKTLNDLFWGN; encoded by the coding sequence TTGGTCAATAAGAAAATGAAAATAGCTAGAGTGGAGTGTGATCTTTCTCAGCAACAGCTTGCTGAAAAAGTAGGGGTAACAAGGCAGACTATTGGCATGATAGAAGCAGGAAAATATAATCCATCTCTTAAACTATGTATAGGAATATGTAAGGTACTTAATAAGACTTTAAATGATTTATTTTGGGGGAATTAA
- a CDS encoding N-acetylmuramoyl-L-alanine amidase, with amino-acid sequence MKIGIDCGHTLSGADYGAVGIKAESNLTREVGTRVISKLQALGHTVIKCYKDTCSSLQDSLSYRTNTANNNNVDLYVSIHFNAFNGSAYGTEVLTYGGNKFSEATSVLNNIVSLGYTNRGIKDGSNLYVIRNTKAKSMLIECCFCDNSGDMSKFNADKMADAIVKGLVGKTTDVPSGGNSGSGGTSSGSTIYGNHYLIRELQQEINSQGFGNIKVDGIAGDATLNVAPIVKKGARGGITKAIQKMLINIGYPVGSSGADGIFGNGTETAVKAIQKDCNLSVDGIIGRETWKALFRNLR; translated from the coding sequence ATGAAAATAGGAATAGATTGTGGTCATACTTTATCTGGAGCTGATTATGGGGCTGTGGGAATAAAAGCAGAATCAAATCTAACCAGAGAAGTAGGCACTAGAGTAATAAGTAAATTACAAGCTTTAGGCCATACAGTTATTAAGTGTTATAAAGATACTTGTAGTAGTTTACAAGATAGTTTAAGTTATAGAACGAATACAGCTAACAATAACAATGTAGATTTATATGTATCTATTCATTTTAATGCTTTTAATGGTAGTGCCTATGGAACAGAGGTTTTAACCTATGGAGGAAATAAGTTTAGTGAAGCTACTTCTGTGTTAAATAATATAGTTTCCCTAGGTTATACAAATAGAGGTATAAAAGATGGAAGTAACCTTTATGTAATTAGAAATACAAAAGCTAAATCTATGCTTATAGAATGTTGTTTTTGTGATAATTCTGGAGACATGAGTAAGTTTAATGCAGATAAGATGGCAGATGCTATAGTAAAAGGTTTAGTAGGAAAAACAACTGATGTTCCATCAGGTGGAAATTCTGGTTCTGGGGGAACTAGTTCTGGTTCAACTATATATGGTAATCATTATTTAATAAGAGAACTTCAGCAAGAAATAAATAGTCAGGGTTTTGGAAATATAAAAGTAGATGGAATAGCGGGAGATGCAACATTAAATGTAGCACCAATAGTTAAAAAAGGAGCCAGAGGCGGAATAACTAAAGCAATACAAAAAATGCTTATAAATATAGGCTATCCAGTAGGTTCTTCAGGAGCAGATGGTATATTCGGAAATGGTACTGAAACTGCAGTGAAAGCAATACAGAAAGATTGTAACCTTTCTGTAGACGGGATTATAGGAAGAGAGACATGGAAAGCTTTGTTTAGAAATTTAAGATAA